The following proteins are encoded in a genomic region of Macrobrachium nipponense isolate FS-2020 chromosome 44, ASM1510439v2, whole genome shotgun sequence:
- the LOC135204238 gene encoding uncharacterized protein LOC135204238 — protein sequence MPLTWYHACLSVSQGGVSVVFDGTRLLQVTPLTNYLSGKALVILGGSIKWPDVSPTTFVLTSPSEASWETLRSQRDYNRIVGSFAGELANPKVWNKTLMDRDYKKLNDCKDAEALAMTDPPPWAPSGSNIITSSVDVEEPCRKKVFDYVLFPEPMKYAENADLCLRMNMGLLRPKKQSDREALSNDAVKYSSCSSGDRTVWLGAEDDRCFVLTKYQTEVVREVVPCTSLLCGGCQVREGVRRLYILRGLCPLPALDLAFVAAPDFSSRPYFKGVERYDIKKNYATNVWEMLDIASNNVLASTSSVDPIGNRVWKLTAGTCGNTEESEVEASLSACDMEQSACRNGACVLKTSRCDGYPHCPDGYDEEKCDPIRIPKGYLKMAPPPKPPAAITVTIEVTRVVSTEPLLLLLNTFMEWEDRRLQFANLRTDSDYPIPLNNAIWRPRLIVLAQGSSASVSLVLTDDNELDDHRAQSSLKLMATTLATPEKDKRDAAMADTIYPGTNTTLTLSEYVLRPIDCNFDLSFYPFDVHTCELTLVLVPHNMKHARLVLPNNGARYTGVTRLSDFTFEDLEIRNEDVKIGAEEHSGVVLSMRLSRHSAYIMVSVILPSFILLGISMASLWMTSQTSGSSTRLLVSCGCTGAFLALWLIASFNSPTTGRVKALDVWLCFCTMHSVLLTLLHVFVDIFGPTESQTLFSRVMSRSPSRMREVKPIESGSIYDNLIRVPDSDDAWTASYWIVFIARVVSPALVVLFNASFWPFVIYFSRNPLP from the exons ATGCCCCTCACATGGTACCACGCTTGTCTTTCCGTCAGCCAGGGCGGCGTATCCGTCGTCTTCGACGGAACCCGACTGCTCCAGGTCACCCCACTGACGAATTACTTGTCAGGGAAAGCCCTCGTAATCCTCGGAGGTAGCATCAAGTGGCCCGACGTGTCTCCCACGACTTTCGTCTTGACGTCTCCGTCGGAGGCAAGTTGGGAGACGCTCAGATCGCAGAGGGACTACAACAGGATAGTCGGGTCCTTCGCCGGGGAGCTGGCCAACCCCAAAGTCTGGAACAAGACCCTGATGGACAGAGATTATAAGAAGCTGAACGATTGTAAAGATGCGGAAGCTCTGGCTATGACTGACCCCCCTCCGTGGGCGCCGTCTGGATCTAATATCATCACGAGCTCCGTGGACGTGGAAGAACCTTGCAGGAAGAAGGTGTTTGATTACGTTCTGTTTCCCGAGCCCATGAAATATGCCGAAAACGCCGATCTGTGTCTGAGGATGAACATGGGTCTTCTCCGCCCAAAGAAACAGAGCGACAGGGAGGCGTTATCTAACGATGCTGTGAAGTACAGTAGCTGTTCCAGTGGTGATAGAACTGTCTGGTTAGGTGCCGAGGACGACAGGTGCTTCGTGTTAACAAAATACCAGACGGAAGTGGTCAGGGAAGTGGTCCCCTGCACCTCACTCTTATGTGGTGGTTGTCAGGTCAGGGAAGGCGTCAGGCGGCTTTATATTCTGAGGGGGCTATGCCCCCTTCCGGCCCTGGACTTGGCATTCGTGGCTGCGCCCGATTTCAGTTCCAGGCCGTATTTCAAGGGCGTCGAGCGCTACGACATCAAGAAGAATTATGCCACGAACGTTTGGGAAATGCTCGACATCGCGAGCAACAATGTACTGGCTTCTACTTCTTCAGTTGATCCCATAGGCAACCGGGTCTGGAAGCTTACGGCGGGAACCTGTGGGAACACCGAAGAATCTGAAGTGGAAGCCTCCCTCAGCGCTTGCGACATGGAACAGAGTGCCTGTCGCAACGGCGCTTGCGTCCTGAAGACGTCCCGCTGCGACGGATACCCGCATTGCCCTGATGGTTACGACGAAGAGAAATGCGATCCCATTCGGATACCAAAGGGGTATCTCAAAATGGCGCCCCCACCGAAGCCACCGGCTGCTATAACAGTCACGATCGAGGTGACTCGAGTGGTGTCGACGGAGCCGCTATTACTGTTGTTAAACACATTTATGGAATGGGAAGACAGGCGGCTCCAGTTCGCCAATCTGAGGACTGATTCAGACTATCCCATTCCACTGAATAACGCGATATGGCGGCCGAGGCTCATAGTCCTGGCGCAGGGCAGCTCTGCTAGCGTGTCTCTGGTGCTCACTGACGACAACGAACTTGATGACCACAGGGCCCAATCGAGTCTGAAACTCATGGCCACAACTTTGGCGACGCCGGAGAAGGACAAGAGAGACGCCGCAATGGCAG atacaatctaCCCAGGGACCAACACCACCCTCACGCTGTCCGAGTACGTGCTTCGACCCATCGACTGCAACTTCGACCTCAGCTTCTACCCCTTCGACGTCCACACGTGCGAACTCACGTTAGTCCTGGTGCCCCACAACATGAAGCACGCCCGACTGGTCCTACCCAATAACGGGGCCAGGTACACGGGCGTGACTAGACTCAGTGATTTCACCTTTGAGGATCTTGAGATCAGAAATGAGGACGTCAAG ATCGGCGCCGAGGAACACAGCGGAGTGGTACTGAGCATGCGCTTGAGTCGACACTCGGCCTACATCATGGTCTCGGTAATCCTGCCGTCCTTCATCCTCCTGGGCATCAGCATGGCGTCCCTCTGGATGACCTCCCAGACGAGCGGCTCCTCCACGCGCCTCCTCGTGAGCTGCGGATGCACGGGAGCTTTCCTCGCCCTGTGGCTCATAGCCAGCTTCAACAGCCCCACGACGGGAAGGGTGAAGGCCCTTGACGTGTGGCTGTGCTTCTGCACGATGCACTCCGTTCTGCTGACTCTCCTCCACGTCTTCGTCGACATCTTCGGCCCCACGGAGTCTCAGACTCTCTTCTCCCGCGTGATGTCCCGTTCGCCGTCGAGGATGAGGGAGGTGAAGCCCATCGAGTCTGGCAGCATCTACGACAACCTGATTCGCGTCCCCGATAGCGACGACGCCTGGACGGCGTCCTACTGGATCGTCTTCATAGCCAGGGTGGTCTCCCCGGCCCTGGTCGTGCTCTTCAACGCCTCGTTCTGGCCCTTCGTCATCTACTTCAGCAGGAACCCCCTGCCCTGA